One part of the Hyphomicrobiales bacterium genome encodes these proteins:
- a CDS encoding cytochrome c produces the protein MQRVFLSAALTLALILALFTVENAFDQPRVLGWFSADKRAEIQLGQHVYQANCAACHGVNLQGQPNWQSPGADGLIPAPPHDETGHTWHHPTDLLFAITKYGIVEAANLEGYQSAMPAYEGVLTDGEIEAVLSFIKSQWPEELQEQHRRLDERAQN, from the coding sequence ATGCAACGGGTTTTCCTGAGTGCAGCGCTAACCTTAGCGCTCATTCTGGCGCTGTTTACGGTGGAAAACGCCTTTGATCAGCCACGAGTGCTAGGTTGGTTCAGCGCCGATAAACGCGCTGAAATTCAGCTCGGTCAACACGTCTATCAGGCCAACTGTGCTGCTTGCCACGGTGTGAATCTTCAAGGTCAACCCAACTGGCAGTCACCTGGTGCAGATGGCCTCATACCTGCACCCCCGCACGATGAAACCGGCCATACTTGGCATCATCCAACCGACCTTCTGTTTGCCATCACGAAATACGGGATCGTCGAGGCTGCAAACCTCGAAGGGTATCAGTCAGCCATGCCAGCGTATGAAGGCGTTCTGACTGACGGTGAGATTGAAGCGGTCCTGTCCTTCATTAAGAGCCAATGGCCAGAAGAGCTTCAGGAGCAGCATCGCCGATTGGACGAAAGAGCCCAGAACTAA